CGTCAACTTCGATCCACAGCCGCGGTGGAGCCTGCGGGAGTTCCTCGGACCGATGATCACGGCGCTGGACGACTACCCGTTCGGCCAGATGACCGAGCGGTACGACTTCATCGCGCACAACAACAGCAACTGGAAGATCTTCGCCGACGCCTTCCAGGAGTACTACCACGTGCCATCGCTGCATTCCCAACAGGTTCCGTCGGCCGTGCGCCAGCCCAATGCCACGTTCGAGTGCGGACATTTCCAGATCGACGGGCCGCACCGGCTGGTCTCGACCGCGGGTACCCGGCGGTGGCTGCTCGATCCGGAGTTCATGTATCCCGTCGAACGGGCCACCCGCAGCGGACTGGTCGGCCCCTGGCGGACGCCGGAGACGCATTTCTCCGCCGGCCTGAACCCCGGTGGCATCGAACCGTGGGGCATCACCAACTTCCAGATCTTCCCCAACCTGGAGATCCTCATCTACCACGGCTGGTACCTGCTGTACCGCTACTGGCCGACGTCGCACAACACCCACAGGTTCGAGGCGTACAACGCATTTCATCCCGCGCGCACAGTGCGTGAACGCATCGAACACGAAGTCGCGTCGGTGGTATTGAAGGAGTTCGCGCTGCAGGACGCCGGCATGCTCGGTGGTACCCAGGCCGCCCTCGAGTACGGCCTGGACGAGCCGATCGTCGACGACTTCCCGCTCAACGACCAGGAGATCCTGGTTCGTCATCTGCACAAGGTGGTCGTCGACTGGGTCGAGGAATACCAGAACGAGCGCCGTCCGGTGGGGGTGTGACCATGGCCGACGCCCGACTGCCGAGTGCGTTCGCCGAATTCGAGACCTACGCCGAGAAGTGGTGTCTGGCAACAGAAGCCGAACGGTGGAACACGCGATTGGCCACCCCGATGCCCGAGATCCGCGAGTTCTACGATGCTTTCACGCCACGGTTTGAGGAGGCGATCGACTATTGCGACAAGTTTCCTCTCGATGACCTGCCCGAGGACGTCCTGAACCTGCTGCATCTCATCTATTCGATGATCATGGTTTCGATGGCCGTCGAGGTCTTCGGCACTCAGAAACCGACCGACTCTGCGGACGCGGAACTGCACCGCGTCAGCGCGCCGGTGCCGTGACAGACAGGACGACTCGAAAATGACTGTGCTGACCATCAACAAGCTCACGTCCTCGGTCGGTGCCGAGGTAATCGGACTGGATTCCGACCGCCTGGTGGCCGACGACGCGATGGGCGCTGCGGTGCTCGAAGCGCTCGAAGACAACGGCGTGCTGGTGTTTCCGCAATTGCATCTCGATCCGCAGGCTCAGGTGGAGTTCTGCCGCCGACTCGGCGAGGTCGACCACTCCTCGGATGGGCATCATCCCGTCGCGGGCATCTATCCGGTCACGCTCGACAAGTCCAAGAACGCGTCGGCGGCGTATCTGCGCGCGACGTTCGACTGG
The nucleotide sequence above comes from Mycolicibacterium moriokaense. Encoded proteins:
- a CDS encoding aromatic ring-hydroxylating oxygenase subunit alpha; the protein is MGKWPKPAEGSWTEHYPGLGTGGVSFRDSTSPEFYELEREAVFKRAWLNVGRVEELPRVGSYFTKEIEAARTSVIVVKGKDDTIRAFYNICRHRGNKLVWNDFPNEEVKGTCRQFTCKYHGWRYGLDGALTFVQQPGEFFDLDTEQFGLGPVHCDVWNGFIFVNFDPQPRWSLREFLGPMITALDDYPFGQMTERYDFIAHNNSNWKIFADAFQEYYHVPSLHSQQVPSAVRQPNATFECGHFQIDGPHRLVSTAGTRRWLLDPEFMYPVERATRSGLVGPWRTPETHFSAGLNPGGIEPWGITNFQIFPNLEILIYHGWYLLYRYWPTSHNTHRFEAYNAFHPARTVRERIEHEVASVVLKEFALQDAGMLGGTQAALEYGLDEPIVDDFPLNDQEILVRHLHKVVVDWVEEYQNERRPVGV